A DNA window from Loxodonta africana isolate mLoxAfr1 chromosome 7, mLoxAfr1.hap2, whole genome shotgun sequence contains the following coding sequences:
- the LOC135232174 gene encoding olfactory receptor 51Q1-like, producing the protein MYKQNNTTQDPFYFILTGIPGFEAFHIWISIPFCCFYTISIMGNTTILAVILREPSLHQPMYLFLSMLALTDLGLTLTTLPTVMQLLWFNIQKISFEGCFAQFFFLHGFSFMESSVLLAMSFDRYVAICHPLHYASILTSKVIGRIRVAIICRCVLTVLPSLFLLKRLPFCHSHLLSHSYCLHQDMIRLVCADIRVNSWFALVVVLLIIAVDPLLIVLSYALILKSILGTATWTERLRALNNCLSHFLAVLVLYVPMVSLSMTHRFAKHAPPLVHVAIANIYLLAPPVMNPIIYSVKTKQILQGIFHLLFQRKLQ; encoded by the coding sequence ATGTACAAGCAGAATAACACCACCCAAGACCCCTTCTACTTCATCCTCACGGGTATCCCTGGATTCGAGGCCTTCCACATCTGGATTTCCATCCCCTTCTGCTGCTTCTATACCATCTCCATTATGGGCAACACCACTATCCTCGCCGTCATCCTCAGAGAGCCATCTCTCCACCAGCCCATGTACCTATTTCTCTCCATGCTGGCCCTGACTGACCTGGGTCTCACCCTCACCACCCTGCCCACAGTCATGCAGCTCCTCTGGTTCAACATTCAGAAGATCAGCTTTGAAGGCTGTTTTGCCCAGTTCTTTTTCCTCCATGGATTCTCATTCATGGAATCTTCTGTCCTGCTGGCCATGTCctttgaccgctatgtggccatctgtcaccCCCTCCATTATGCCTCCATCCTTACCAGTAAAGTCATTGGCAGGATCAGAGTAGCCATCATTTGCCGTTGTGTTCTGACTGTCCTTCCCTCCCTTTTCCTACTCAAGCGCCTGCCCTTCTGCCACTCTCACCTTCTCTCTCACTCCTACTGCCTCCACCAGGATATGATTCGGCTGGTCTGTGCTGACATCAGGGTCAACAGCTGGTTTGCACTTGTGGTGGTGTTGCTCATTATTGCAGTTGACCCACTGCTAATTGTGCTCTCCTACGCACTCATCCTAAAAAGTATCTTGGGCACAGCCACCTGGACTGAGCGACTCCGGGCCCTCAATAACTGCCTGTCCCACTTTCTGGCTGTTCTGGTTCTCTATGTGCCTATGGTGAGCCTATCCATGACTCATCGCTTTGCAAAACACGCTCCACCACTGGTCCATGTGGCCATTGCCAATATCTACTTGCTGGCCCCTCCTGTGATGAATCCCATCATTTACAGTGTCAAGACTAAGCAAATACTCCAAGGAATCTTTCACCTCCTCTTCCAGAGGAAGTTGCAGTAA